The genomic DNA AGGTCGGTCGTGGAGCCGGAGCCGTAGCGGATCTTGCGGACGACGAGGTCGCCGTCCTCGGGGGCGAGCCGCTCGTCGATCCGGGTCGAGCCGTCCTCGTGGTGCAGCATCTTCGCCCCGGCGACCGCGCTGAAGGAGGCATTGTTCTCGGGGACCGCCGCCCAGTCGTCCTCGGTGAAGGCGACCCGGACGTAGCCGATGGCGCCGCCGGCGGCACGGACGTCGGCGATGGAGCCCCTGACCCGCTCGACGAGGGCGTCGGAGTCGGGGGCGACGGGGACGATGCCGTTCTGGAAGTCCATGACCAGCAGGGCGGTCCGCCCGGGGGTGATCGTGGGGGTGCTCATGTGCGGTTCTCCTTGAGGGGTTCTTGCTGAGGGGGCTGTCAGATGGTCGTGGTGCCGCGGCCCATCAGTCGCCGGTCCAGGACGGTCAGCAGCAGGACCGCGAGGCCCGCGCCGACCAGGACGAGGCCGAGGAGGTGCAGGCCGTGGTCGGTCACGCCGGAGCGGAAGACGATGCCGCCGATCACGGCGGAGGTGATCGTCCCGAGGTAGCCGAAGGTCCTGAACAGGCCGGAGGCGGTGCCGATTTGGTCCGGCGGCGCTTCCAGGTAGAGGGCGGTTTGGTTGCCGACGGTGGTGGTGGCCGAGGCGACGCCGAAGACCAGGGACACCAGCACGATCGCGAGCGCCGGGCTGTGCGAGGTGAGCAGCATGATCCCGGCCGAGCCGATCAGCATGGTCACCGCCGAGACGATCAGCGGGCCCCGGATCAGATTGCGGCGGGCCAGCGGGTGCGAGAGCAGCGCCGACACCGCGCCCATCGGCAGCAGCAGGAGTCCCGCCGTCACGCTGGACAGTCCGTGCGCGGCCTGCATCCACTGCGTCACGCCGTACATCACGGTGTAGGTGCCGAGCAGGGTGAGCGCCTGGCGCAGATAGGTGCGGGTGAGGGCGCCGTTGGCGGCGAGACCGCGGAAGTCGAAGAACGGTGCCGGCCTGCGCAGCTCCCACCACACCGTGGGCACCGCGGCCACGACGAAGACGGCGAGCGCGGCCCACCCGAGGCGGGGCAGGCCCATCAGGAAGACGACCAGCGCGCTCATCGCGACGGCGAAACCGAGGATGCCGGGCAGGTCGATCCGGTCGGCGACCCGTCGGAAAGCCCTGTCCGCGCGGTCGAGCGCCGGGTCCGCGGGCAGCCGGCGCAGCACCATCACCAGCGCGGTCAAGGTCACCGGGATGTTGATCAGGAACGCCCAGCGCCAGCCCGCGGCGCCGACCAGAAGTCCGCCGATCGGCGGGCCCACGGCGGCGGTGGCCATGCCCGCGATCGCGATCCCGCCGAGCACTCCGCCCGGCGGTGCGTCAAGACCGGCGTCCTGGGCGCGGCGCCGGATCAGCACCATCGCGCAGGGGAACGCGGCCGAGGTGCCGACGCCGACCAGGACCCGGGAGACGGTCAGCATCGCCAGGTTCTGCCCCAGGCCCCCGACCACCCCGCCGAGCAGCACCAGGACGATCCCGGCGAGGAAGATCCGGCGCGCCCCGAGCACCTCCGCCAGCTTCCCGGCGGTGGGCTGCGCCACGGCGCTGGCCAGATAGAGCGAGGAGACCAGTACGGCGGTGCTGCCGACCGCGACATGCAGCTCGGTGGCGATCGGCACCAGGGCGGTCGCGATGATGGAGCTGTTGACCGGGTTCAGGCCCGCGCCCACATAGAGCGGGGTCGTGAAGGTCCACCCGAAGGGCTTGCGCGCGAACTCGCGCGCCGGGGCAGTGGCCTCGCCGGTGTCGGTCCTCATATGCCGCCGTCGTTCAACTCGGCGGTGGCGAGCCGCTCCAGCAACTCGACGGCCTTCTCCACGTTCTCGCGCTCGTCCGGGGCGACCACCTGCTCGATGGCCCGCGCCAGGAAGGAGGCGCGCCCCGCGAGCAGTTGCTGGACCAGTTCGGTCGCGGACGGGTCGGCGCTCATCAGCTTCTTGCGGCCGTCCTGCGCGTCGGGCTCGCTGCGGACCAGCCCGGCGGCCTTGAGCACCGCGAGGCTCTGTGCGATGGACTGCGCGCTGACGCGCTCCAGCACGGCCAGGCGCGCGGCGGTGACGGGCCCCTCCCGCACGACACTCGCCAGCACGCCGAGCTGCGTGAGGGTCAGGCCGGTCGCATGCTGGCCCGACTCCGCGCGCAGCCGTGCGCGCAGCCGGGTCATCGCGTCGTTGAGCCGCTGAGCGGTCGCGACGGACTGCTCCGGCGCGGGGTTCGTGGTCATGGATCCAACGTAAAACTACACAAGCAACTTTGCCAAGTTACTTGTGTAGTTTCCGCTGTCTGCTGGATCACACCGCCAGGTGGGTGTCGAAGAAGCCGCTCAGCTTCTCCACGGCGGGCGTCACGTACGCGTCCTTGTCATAGAGGTCGACGTGCGAAGCGTCCTCGATCCACGCCAACTCCTTTGGCCCGTGCGCCTTTTGGAACGCCTCCACGCTCATCCAGGACGTCACCGCGGCCCGCCCGACGACCAGCAGCAGCGGCCGCGGCGCGATCAGCGCGACGGACGCGAACGTGTCGAAGGCGGCGATGCGGTCCACGCTCGTCCAGGTCAGCGACTTGGCCGAGCGGGGGTGCCCGGCGCG from Streptomyces sp. NBC_01478 includes the following:
- a CDS encoding MFS transporter, which codes for MRTDTGEATAPAREFARKPFGWTFTTPLYVGAGLNPVNSSIIATALVPIATELHVAVGSTAVLVSSLYLASAVAQPTAGKLAEVLGARRIFLAGIVLVLLGGVVGGLGQNLAMLTVSRVLVGVGTSAAFPCAMVLIRRRAQDAGLDAPPGGVLGGIAIAGMATAAVGPPIGGLLVGAAGWRWAFLINIPVTLTALVMVLRRLPADPALDRADRAFRRVADRIDLPGILGFAVAMSALVVFLMGLPRLGWAALAVFVVAAVPTVWWELRRPAPFFDFRGLAANGALTRTYLRQALTLLGTYTVMYGVTQWMQAAHGLSSVTAGLLLLPMGAVSALLSHPLARRNLIRGPLIVSAVTMLIGSAGIMLLTSHSPALAIVLVSLVFGVASATTTVGNQTALYLEAPPDQIGTASGLFRTFGYLGTITSAVIGGIVFRSGVTDHGLHLLGLVLVGAGLAVLLLTVLDRRLMGRGTTTI
- a CDS encoding MarR family winged helix-turn-helix transcriptional regulator, which gives rise to MTTNPAPEQSVATAQRLNDAMTRLRARLRAESGQHATGLTLTQLGVLASVVREGPVTAARLAVLERVSAQSIAQSLAVLKAAGLVRSEPDAQDGRKKLMSADPSATELVQQLLAGRASFLARAIEQVVAPDERENVEKAVELLERLATAELNDGGI
- a CDS encoding cysteine hydrolase family protein — its product is MSTPTITPGRTALLVMDFQNGIVPVAPDSDALVERVRGSIADVRAAGGAIGYVRVAFTEDDWAAVPENNASFSAVAGAKMLHHEDGSTRIDERLAPEDGDLVVRKIRYGSGSTTDLHEQLGERGIDTLVLAGISTSGVVLSTVMDAADRDYRIFVLSDGVADPDAETHRVLVEKVFPSRSHVIDTTELRELLRAT